From the Macrobrachium nipponense isolate FS-2020 chromosome 17, ASM1510439v2, whole genome shotgun sequence genome, the window acgggtcccgggacgggcgggcaaggcccaccactggtcctgggatgggtggtGGAACTCACCCACCTGTCCCAGCCACCTGTCCTGGGACAGGGTGGGTGAGGTCCaccacgggtcctgggatgggtgggcgtggcccgccactggtcctgggatgggtgggcgtggcccgccactggtcctgggacgggtgggcgtggcccgccactggtcctgggaagggtgggcgtggcccgccactggtcctgggacgggtgggcgtgGCCCGCCACTGGTCGTGGGATGGGAGGGGGTGGCCCGCCACTactcctgggacaggcgggcgtgGCCCAccatgtgtcctgggacgggcgggcaaggcccgccactggtcctgggacaggcaggcatggcccaccacgggtcccaggacaggTAGGCGGCGCCCGCCACTGGTCCCGAGACAGGCGGGTGGCACCCACCACTGGTCCCAGGACAGGTGGGCaaggcctgccacgggtcccaggactgGCGGGTGAGGTCCGCCACGGATCCTGGGATGGGTGGGTGTGGTTCGCCACGGTCCCGGGACGGATGGGCAACTTGGGCACTGGGATGGTGGAAAGGCTGCTTGGGCAGCTTGGGAGCAGGGATGGTTGGGAGGTAGGTTGGGCTGCTGTGGCGCAGGGATAGTGGGGAGGATGGTTGGGCCGCTTGGGTGCAGGGATAGTGGGGAGGATGGTTGGGCAGCTGGGGAGCAGGGATGGTGGGGAGGCTGGTTGGGCAGCCAGCGCACAGGGATGATGGGCAGGCTGGTTGGGCAACTGGGGTGTAGGGATGGTGGGGACGATGGTTGGGCAGCCAGAGTGCAGGGATGGTGGGGAGGCTGGTTGGGCTGCTGGGACACAGGGATGGTGGGGAGGCTGGTTGGGCAGCTGGGACACAGGGATGGTGGGCAGGCTGGTTGGGCAGCTGGGACACAGGGATGGTGGGGAGGCTGGTTGGTCAGCCGGGGCATGAGGACCATCACGAGGCAGGTTGGGTAGCGGTGGTGCGGGGTGGTGGGAGGCAAGTTGGGACAGAGTGGGTGCGACGGTGAGGAGGCTGGTTGGGTAGGTGGGGGATGACTTTGGTGGTGTGGGTTGGGCCATATTGGGTGGCATGGTGATGGATGTTGGTTGGGCAGATGGGGTGGGACGTTGGGCTGTCAGTGCGTGTGGATGGTGGGGAGGTGTGTTGGGCCACTGGGTGGCAGGGATAGTGGGGAGGTGAGTTGGGCCGCTGATGCATGGAGACAGTTGGGAGGTGGGTTGGGATGCCAGGGCATGGGGATGGTGGGGAGGTGGGTTGATCCATGGGAGGTCCAAGTTGGTTGGGCCGCTGGGGCTAGGGGACAGTGGGGAGGCGGGTTGGACGGCCTGAGCACTTAGAGGGTGGGTAGGCGGTCCCCCAGTAAAGAAGGTGGGGAGGTGATCCCCACAGACAAATACTTAGCCTCTTTTCCTCTGAAtctgtctctcctctttcttcctttctctgtctgtttctccctctttctctttctttctgtggagagagagagagagtaagaggagAGGGGGCAGCAACTGCAGAGACCCGCAACAACAGAGCCACTCTGGCACCTAATGTTGGGCCATCAACAGTGTTCCATACAAATACAGGATCACAAAAGAACAGGGAATCACATTTCACAAGATAGTGacattttttcattcatgaaaatcttttAACCATGATGACAAAACCTTAAGTAAACATTTCTTAGATCGCACTCAGCTTGCAGTCAACTATACGCCTGCTTTATtagctaataaaataatgaaagttgtaataagatttttattaatgcCAATTTGATATTAAATTCATGTAGTCAAATAAATTAGCATGTAGGGTTACTGTCAGCCCATATAACCATGGTTAAGTCTGATAATTTTCCATACTACTTGTACTACAATGGACTACATATAGATTTAGGAAAGAGGCTTACAGTACTAATCCCTGTACAGTCAGAGAAAGcaggaaggaaaagtgaaacgtttcagaaagaagaaaacttcAGGGAGAGAACAGGACCGATAGAAATGTAAAAAGAATAGGCTTTTAGTGTACGAGAAAAATGAGCAGCTCTCGTGAGAGTGTTTACAACACTTTAAGAATTAAAATACTAGGGAATCGTGTTCACTTTTGTTAAGAAGGAACTGACAAATGAACAGcaagggtaaaaataaataagatactaAGAAAACCTCTTGAGAAGAAGAAATTTAGATCGCAGGCACTCTGCTTCAATGGTGGGTAGGCATGGCTGATGATGGAAAGGAGAATAGATGAGAATGGAATGAATTTGCACCGGAGAGGAAAAAGTAGTcgacattaaaaaaaaggaagaaaaaagaaataaaaaaacttcttaaATACTTATTTACTAGGAACTGTTTATTTCAGGGGGAATGTGATGGATGTTTTTGTACAAAATTTCAATGACTTGTAGTGGAATAGAAGATAAGTTCCTTTGATTATTTTCGCGTATAGATTTTCAGTTAACTGTTGTCCAACTGTATACCTTGATTTGCTTGAGAGAActctgggggaggggggaggggagggtgacaTTAATTACTATGCAACCATCATGTGATCTATA encodes:
- the LOC135195857 gene encoding basic proline-rich protein-like; amino-acid sequence: MNERVSRGGYSLIRAQLEHKEVRALLRKIFLIRISFRCVAVKTYIIISDNVSDCRVHRSHKRHVYLSINNFPGRHAPGPSGPTNLDLPWINPPPHHPHALASQPTSQLSPCISGPTHLPTIPATQWPNTPPHHPHALTAQRPTPSAQPTSITMPPNMAQPTPPKSSPTYPTSLLTVAPTLSQLASHHPAPPLPNLPRDGPHAPADQPASPPSLCPSCPTSLPTIPVSQLPNQPPHHPCVPAAQPASPPSLHSGCPTIVPTIPTPQLPNQPAHHPCALAAQPASPPSLLPSCPTILPTIPAPKRPNHPPHYPCATAAQPTSQPSLLPSCPSSLSTIPVPKLPIRPGTVANHTHPSQDPWRTSPASPGTRGRPCPPVLGPVVGATRLSRDQWRAPPTCPGTRGGPCLPVPGPVAGLARPSQDTWWATPACPRRPVAGHAHPSQDQWRATPTHPRTRGGPHPPCPRTGGWDRWVSSTTHPRTSGGPCPPVPGPVVDLTHLSQDTWLALLAHPRASG